A genomic region of Candidatus Eisenbacteria bacterium contains the following coding sequences:
- a CDS encoding DinB family protein codes for MFRKLEDFVGGYGRLAESTGRLMGALTDENLSQPVADGHRTLGHVAWHVVTSVPEMMNRVGLGIASVNPESPPPSTAAEIRDAHEAVNAELIEKIRDAWTDETLERVDEMYGETWPRGLTLTILINHQIHHLGQMTVLLRQAGAEVPGIFGPSKEEWARYGMEAPPY; via the coding sequence ATGTTCCGTAAACTGGAGGACTTCGTCGGCGGTTACGGGCGGCTCGCCGAGTCGACCGGCCGCCTGATGGGCGCCCTCACCGACGAGAACCTGAGCCAACCGGTCGCCGACGGACACCGCACCCTCGGTCATGTGGCGTGGCACGTGGTCACGTCCGTGCCGGAGATGATGAACCGGGTCGGCCTCGGCATCGCCTCCGTGAACCCCGAGTCGCCCCCGCCATCGACGGCCGCGGAGATCCGCGACGCCCACGAGGCGGTGAACGCCGAACTGATCGAGAAGATCCGCGACGCATGGACCGACGAGACGCTCGAACGGGTCGACGAAATGTACGGCGAGACCTGGCCGCGCGGCCTCACCCTCACCATCCTGATCAACCATCAGATCCACCACCTCGGCCAGATGACCGTCCTCCTTCGCCAGGCGGGCGCGGAAGTGCCCGGCATCTTCGGACCCTCCAAGGAGGAATGGGCTCGTTACGGCATGGAGGCGCCCCCCTACTGA
- a CDS encoding sel1 repeat family protein yields the protein MCYVFAMNRRVRAPSFVVLAAVLLAAARPSAGADSLLRWNAPLPKLYAAAEGGDARSLALLGARLRLGDGAANDYAAAGEFLRSAADAGDPVGMVHLAALVERGRAVPRDSALAAELYARALPALRKGAEEGDPDAALELGNLYAWGNAVPEDQEEANRRYRPAAAAGHPRALYLLGYRLFHGIGAEPDRDAGVGLLQEAAGAGNTAAAYMLGDLYAAGEGVPIDPERAESFYRAAESGPRPAEAVGPDGYRFAGEGVPGDRAVPGHQPPPHRMEIAEGSCGEACIWSILRARAVEATQFAINRAGGAPGRGLHAYELDDALERYGIDNDHNYGYKALFGPPYIRDWIRNLLHRPSPGPESWEAHLEEILAELRARRPVLVGVKIYPDRFPDWPCDHFLLLVGCNDETGEILYNDFQERKRMPAARLLGTEKGYSLVNRYGVFYRIFFR from the coding sequence GTGTGTTACGTTTTCGCCATGAACCGTCGTGTCCGCGCCCCCTCGTTCGTCGTCCTCGCCGCCGTTCTTCTCGCGGCGGCGCGTCCCTCCGCCGGTGCGGATTCCCTTCTCCGTTGGAACGCTCCTCTTCCGAAACTCTACGCGGCGGCCGAAGGGGGCGACGCGCGCTCCCTCGCCCTTCTCGGCGCCCGCCTCCGTCTCGGCGACGGGGCGGCGAATGACTACGCCGCCGCGGGCGAATTCCTGCGAAGCGCCGCCGACGCCGGCGATCCTGTCGGGATGGTCCATCTCGCCGCGCTGGTCGAGAGGGGCCGGGCCGTTCCCCGCGATTCGGCGCTCGCCGCGGAGTTGTACGCGCGCGCCCTCCCCGCTCTTCGGAAAGGGGCCGAGGAAGGGGACCCGGATGCGGCGCTCGAATTGGGGAATCTTTACGCATGGGGGAACGCCGTTCCGGAGGATCAGGAGGAGGCGAACCGCCGGTATCGGCCGGCGGCGGCGGCGGGCCACCCACGCGCCCTCTATTTATTGGGGTACCGTCTTTTTCACGGGATCGGCGCGGAGCCGGACCGGGACGCCGGTGTCGGCCTGTTGCAAGAGGCCGCCGGTGCGGGGAACACCGCCGCGGCCTACATGCTCGGAGATCTGTACGCCGCGGGGGAGGGTGTTCCGATCGATCCGGAGAGGGCGGAATCGTTCTATCGAGCCGCCGAGTCCGGTCCCCGTCCCGCCGAGGCGGTCGGTCCGGACGGCTACCGATTCGCGGGCGAGGGCGTTCCGGGGGACCGCGCGGTTCCCGGGCACCAGCCGCCTCCCCACAGAATGGAGATCGCCGAGGGGAGCTGCGGCGAGGCGTGTATCTGGTCGATTCTCCGCGCGCGCGCGGTCGAGGCCACTCAGTTCGCGATCAACCGGGCGGGAGGCGCGCCGGGACGCGGGCTGCACGCCTACGAACTGGACGACGCGCTGGAGCGCTATGGGATCGACAACGACCATAATTACGGCTATAAAGCTTTATTCGGCCCTCCCTACATACGGGACTGGATTCGAAATCTCCTGCACCGTCCGTCTCCCGGCCCGGAGAGCTGGGAGGCGCACCTCGAGGAGATCCTCGCGGAGCTCCGCGCCCGCCGCCCCGTCCTCGTCGGCGTGAAGATCTATCCGGATCGGTTTCCGGACTGGCCCTGCGACCACTTCCTCCTTTTGGTCGGTTGCAACGACGAGACCGGGGAGATCCTCTATAACGATTTTCAAGAGCGTAAAAGGATGCCCGCCGCGCGACTCCTCGGCACGGAGAAGGGGTATTCCCTCGTCAACCGCTACGGTGTCTTCTATCGCATTTTCTTTCGCTGA
- a CDS encoding metallophosphoesterase family protein, with product MKTTAVLADVHGNRWALEAVLADAARRGVFRFVNLGDSLYGPLDPEGTADLLLSLDAPTVRGNEDRIVTERRPGAASSPTLDFTRSVLGPAHLAWLESLPPAAVAFDAFFLCHGTPARDDAYLLREVSAAGVRLRRPEEIDALLGGGESPVVLCAHDHLPGIVPLPNGRLVVNPGSVGCPAFEDDHPYPHVMEAGSPEARYAILERDGGEWAARAVSVPYDREAAARAAERNGRPDWARWIRTGRARG from the coding sequence GTGAAGACGACGGCGGTGCTGGCGGACGTGCATGGAAACCGGTGGGCGCTCGAGGCGGTGCTCGCCGACGCCGCCCGCCGCGGCGTGTTCCGTTTCGTGAATCTGGGGGACTCGCTTTACGGTCCGCTCGACCCGGAGGGAACCGCCGATCTTCTCCTCTCCCTCGACGCGCCGACGGTGCGGGGGAACGAGGATCGAATCGTGACGGAACGACGACCGGGAGCGGCGTCCTCGCCGACACTCGACTTCACGCGGTCCGTGCTCGGACCGGCCCATCTCGCGTGGCTGGAATCGCTGCCGCCGGCCGCCGTCGCCTTCGACGCATTTTTCCTCTGCCACGGCACGCCCGCGCGGGACGACGCCTATCTCCTGCGGGAGGTCTCCGCCGCCGGTGTCCGGCTCCGGCGACCGGAGGAGATCGACGCCCTCCTCGGCGGCGGGGAATCTCCCGTGGTCCTCTGCGCCCACGACCATCTTCCCGGGATCGTCCCCCTTCCCAACGGTCGCCTCGTGGTGAATCCGGGGAGCGTCGGCTGCCCCGCCTTCGAAGACGACCACCCTTATCCGCACGTGATGGAGGCGGGGTCGCCGGAAGCGCGGTACGCGATTCTGGAGCGGGACGGAGGGGAGTGGGCGGCCCGGGCGGTGTCCGTCCCCTACGACCGGGAAGCGGCGGCCCGCGCCGCCGAGCGGAACGGCCGCCCGGACTGGGCGCGCTGGATCCGCACCGGCCGGGCGCGCGGGTAG
- a CDS encoding GNAT family N-acetyltransferase, whose protein sequence is MEKRGRAAPEIRIERLEGARETEACARMMAESEPWITLRRGYEGCLALLRSPDREVWVARADGRPVGFAVLVLRGAFVGYLQSLVVEPALRGRGIGTRLLRFAEERILRESPNVFVCVSSFNPGARRLYERLGYREVGTLDDYIVPGHAEILLRKTIGPIASFRPRGGADEEERTAGESEKEE, encoded by the coding sequence ATGGAGAAGAGGGGACGCGCGGCGCCGGAGATCCGGATCGAACGGTTGGAGGGCGCCCGGGAGACGGAGGCCTGCGCGCGCATGATGGCGGAGAGCGAGCCCTGGATCACGCTCCGCCGCGGATACGAGGGATGCCTCGCCCTGCTTCGCTCGCCGGACCGCGAGGTGTGGGTCGCGCGCGCCGACGGCCGTCCCGTCGGCTTCGCCGTCCTGGTCCTCCGGGGAGCGTTCGTCGGCTATCTGCAGAGCCTGGTCGTCGAGCCGGCGCTCCGGGGGCGCGGGATCGGCACGCGGCTTCTTCGGTTCGCCGAGGAGCGCATCCTCCGCGAGTCGCCGAACGTCTTCGTCTGCGTCTCCTCTTTCAACCCGGGCGCGCGCCGTCTCTACGAGCGCCTCGGCTACCGCGAGGTCGGAACGCTGGACGACTACATCGTGCCGGGCCATGCGGAAATCCTCCTGCGCAAGACGATCGGTCCCATCGCCTCGTTCCGGCCCCGGGGCGGTGCGGATGAAGAAGAACGCACCGCCGGCGAATCGGAGAAAGAGGAGTGA